The Vicinamibacterales bacterium genomic interval CCGCCTCGGATCGCTGGGCGACGTCATCCACGCGATTCCGGCGGCGGCGGCTCTGCGAAGGGCGTTCGCGACCGCCCGCATCGACTGGCTCGTCGACGCTCCTCACCGCGACATCGTCGAACTGGTGACAACGCTCGATCGCGTCGTGGTGCTGCGCGGCGGTACGCTGCCCGCCTGGGCGTCGGCGCGGCGCGAGCTTCGCGCGGCGCGCTACGACGTCGCCCTCGATTTTCAAGGCCTGCTGAAATCGGCGGTCCTGGCGCGCGCCTCGGGCGCGGCGCGGGTCGTCGGCTTCACTCGGCGCGACCTCCGCGAGAAGACCGCGCGCTTCTTCTATACCGCGTCGGCGAATGGCGAGGGGGCGCACGCCATCCTGAAGAACCTGCGTCTGCTGCAGACGCTTGGCATCGAGGACGACGGGATCGAGTTCCCGTTGCGGCCTGTCGAGTCCGCCGCGCTCAGTGCGCTCCGCTCCACGCTGGGAGGCTCGCGCGTTGCTCTGATCAATCCCGGAGCCGCGTGGCCGAACAAGCGGTGGCCGGCCGGGCGTTTCGGGCAGCTCGCCGCGTCGATCCGTGAACGGCATGCGCTCGTGCCCGTGGTCCTCTGGGGTCCGGGAGAAGAAGAACTGGCGGCCGCCGTGGTGGCGGCGTCGGGCGGGGCGGCCGTGCTCGCGCCGCCGACGTCGGTCCGCGATCTCGTCGCCTTCTGCCGCGCCGCCGATCTCTTCGTCGCCGGCGACACCGGACCGTTGCACGTCGCGACGGCCGTTGGCACGCCGACCGTCAGCCTCTACGGCCCGACCGACCCGGCGCGCAACGGTCCGTGGTCTTCGAGTGACGTCTTCGTGTCGCGCGCCGATCGGTGCGGCTGTCCGATCGAACGCAGCTGCCGGCAGGCGCGCTGGTGCCTGGAAGAGATCACCGTGGCGGACGTGGACGCTGCCGTGCAGAGGCGCCTGGCGGTGGGAGAGACGCGTGGCTGACGGGAGGGCCTGGCGCCGTATCGTGGCGGCGATTTCGCGGCGGCGCGTCACCGCCGGGTTCCTGATCGGGGTGCTCGCGGTGTGGCTCGCCGACCCGAGCCGCGGATCGCTGACGCTTGGCGCCGGGGTCGCGACGGCGGGAGAAATGCTCCGCGTGTGGGCCGCCGGGCACCTCGAGAAGGGACGCGAAATCACCGCGTCGGGGCCCTACGCGATCACGCGGCATCCGCTGTACCTCGGCTCGGCGTTCATCGCGGCCGGCATGGCGATCGCGTCGAACCGCCTCCTGGTCGTGCTGATCATCGCCGCCTACCTGACGATCACGATCGGCGCGGCGATCTGGACGGAAGAGGCGCACCTGACGGAGAAGTTCGGCCACCAGTATCCGGCGTATCGCGAAGGGGATCTGCCGCGGGTGGCCCGGCGTTTCAGCCTGACGCGCGTGATCCGCAATCGGGAATACCGCGCGATCGGCGGGCTGGCGCTCGTGCTGGCTGTCCTGGCGTGGAAGGCGGCGCATTGATGGCTGCGAGGGTTTCGCGCGGCATCTGGATCTGGCTCGCGGCGCTCGTGCCTTTTATCGTGCTGTGCACGGCGAACTCCGCGATGTACCGATACGCGGCGTCGGACGAGGCGTTCTACATCCCGGCCGTCCTGCTCGACCTGCAGCCCGCCGCGTTTCCGCGTGACGCTGCGCTGATCGTGTCGCAGGCGCGCCTGACCCTCGTCGACGAAACGATCGCCGGTCTGGCGCGATGGACCGGTGCGGGACTGCCGGCGCTGTTCGCCGTCCTCTACGTGACGACGCTGGTGCTGCTCGCGGCCGCGGTCTGGTTGATCGCTCGGCGGGTGTACCGCACTGTCTGGGGTGCGGTGGCCCTGCTCACGGTGCTGACGCTGCGCCATGCGATCTGGCGCACCGGCACCAACACGCTCGAAGGCTATTTCCACCCGCGTCAGCTCGCCTTCGCGTTCGGCGCGCTCGGGCTGGCGGCGCTCCTCCGCAGGCGTGTGCCGGCTGCCGCCGGCGCGCTGGTGCTCGCCGCGATCGTGCATCCCACCACCGCTCTGTGGTTCGGGATCTGGTTCGGCGCGGCCGCCGCCGTCATGCAGCCGCGGTGGCGTCGACCGCTGGCTGGCGTCTGTGCGGCCGGGCTCATCGCCGGCATGTGGGCCTTGACCGTGGGGCCGCTGGCCGGCCGGGTGGCGCGGATGGATCCCGAGTGGGTCGCCACGCTGGCGTCGAAGGACTACCTCTTTCCACTCGAGTGGCCGCTGACCGCCTGGATGCTGAACCTGCTGTACGTGCCGGTGATCGTCCTGCTGTACCGACGTCGGCGCGCGCTTGGCCTGGTCGATGATCCGGAAACGGGCATGGTCGCCGGTGTGCTCTCGCTGGCACTCGTCTTCGCGGCGATCCTGCCCGCCAATGCCGCCCGCGTGGCGCTGGCCGTGCAGCTGCAGCCGGCGCGTATGTTCTGGATGCTCGACTTCGTCGCGGTGATCTACGTGACGTGGGCGCTCGCCGAGGGGGCAGCCCCGCGCGAGGCGCGGGCGGGGCTGGCCGCCGCGTGTCTGATCGTGCTGTCGATGGCCCGCAGCGTCTACCTGAAGGGGGTGCTCTTTCCCGATCGTCCGCTGGCGTTGATCGACATCCGAGACGACGACTGGGGGCGGGCGATGGCGTGGGCGCGGCAGACGGACCTCGGGTCCGGCTGGCTGGCCGACCCGATGCACGCAGTTCACCATGGCGCGAGCCTCCGCGCGGCGGCGGGCCGCGACGTGCTGGTCGAGGCCGTCAAGGATGCCGCGGTCGGTCTCTACGATCGACGGACGGCGATCCGCACGAGAGACCGCCTGCAGGCGGTGGGGGACTTCGGCAGTCTCAGCGCTGAACGGGCCCGGGCGATTGGCGCTACGTACGATCTCGACTATCTAATCGCCGAGCGCGAGTTCCCGCTACCGGTCGCGTTCGAGAGCGGGGCGGTTCGCGTCTACCGTCTCCGCTGAGAGGCCGCGCGGTTCGGCCGGTGTGCTCAGTCGCGATCGCCGGCCGCGTCTATGGGATGGTTCGACCCGCGCACGAACACGTAGTTGAAGAGCTCCGGGAACTTGGCCGTGTTGAACAGCGGCGAGCGCTTCTTGTGCAGGAGCCGGAATCCGGCCGCCTCGACCTCGGCGATCGCGCCGCGATCGTCGGCCGACGCGCCGTCGAACTCGACGAGCAGCGACTTCAGCCGCGGATCTCTGAGCGTATGGGCCGCGCCGCGGATGATCCTCGCCTCGATCCCGTCGACGTCGATCTTGATATGGGTGGGAAACGGCGCGGGCTGGAACTCGAGGAAGCGGTCGAGCGAGAAGGCGACGCTGCCCTGGCGGAACGAGGGTGTGAACGGCCGCCGCTGCCAGTCCAGCGCGTCACCGAAGTTGTGCAGCGACTCGCCGGCGCGGAAACGGGACAGATAGATGTAGTCGACGCCGTTGGCGTCCGACAACGCCAGCGCCAGGCACTTGATCCGCTCGGACAGCCCGTTGAGGAAGATGTTCTGATTGATGAGCGCGTAGTTCTGCGATTCCGGCTCGAAGGCGACGACGTCGATGCGGCGGCTGGCGGCATAGATCGAGTACAGGCCAATGTTCGCGCCGATGTCGAAGAGCACGTCACCGGCCGCGAACGTGTCGATCCACTCGATGGTTTCCGGTTCCTTCGTCAGGAACGTGCGGGCGCGCCACGACACGGTCCGGTTCGGGCAGAGGAACCAGTAGGGCGCGCCGTCTTTCGCGGCGACCCGGCGGATGCGGCCGAGATGTTTCAGCTGCTGTCGGGGAGTCTTGGCCGCCGAGCGGCGGCGCAGCGCCGCCAGCCAGCGGCGAACCGCGCGATCCGCGCCAGGCCACCGGGCACTCGCGGCCGCCGCTAGATCCGCCCAGCTGCGTCCGGCGGGCTGACTCATGGGATGGCGCCGTCTCTCACGCGAGCCGGCGTCCGAGTTCACGCTCGAGCACGCGGAGCGGCGCCGAGGCTTCGTCGCGAAGCGCGGAGACGGGCAGGTAGAACGTCTGCTCGAGCTGATGGATGCCGGACAGCGCGGCATGCGGCACCTGATCCGTGTAGGCCATCCACGTGCTGCCGGCGGGGAAGCTGCAGGTGAACTGCTCGGACTCGGCCTGGTAGCGCGAGTCGGCCTTCATCCGGTCGT includes:
- a CDS encoding methyltransferase, which codes for MADGRAWRRIVAAISRRRVTAGFLIGVLAVWLADPSRGSLTLGAGVATAGEMLRVWAAGHLEKGREITASGPYAITRHPLYLGSAFIAAGMAIASNRLLVVLIIAAYLTITIGAAIWTEEAHLTEKFGHQYPAYREGDLPRVARRFSLTRVIRNREYRAIGGLALVLAVLAWKAAH
- a CDS encoding FkbM family methyltransferase; translation: MSQPAGRSWADLAAAASARWPGADRAVRRWLAALRRRSAAKTPRQQLKHLGRIRRVAAKDGAPYWFLCPNRTVSWRARTFLTKEPETIEWIDTFAAGDVLFDIGANIGLYSIYAASRRIDVVAFEPESQNYALINQNIFLNGLSERIKCLALALSDANGVDYIYLSRFRAGESLHNFGDALDWQRRPFTPSFRQGSVAFSLDRFLEFQPAPFPTHIKIDVDGIEARIIRGAAHTLRDPRLKSLLVEFDGASADDRGAIAEVEAAGFRLLHKKRSPLFNTAKFPELFNYVFVRGSNHPIDAAGDRD
- a CDS encoding glycosyltransferase family 9 protein gives rise to the protein MNILIVRLGSLGDVIHAIPAAAALRRAFATARIDWLVDAPHRDIVELVTTLDRVVVLRGGTLPAWASARRELRAARYDVALDFQGLLKSAVLARASGAARVVGFTRRDLREKTARFFYTASANGEGAHAILKNLRLLQTLGIEDDGIEFPLRPVESAALSALRSTLGGSRVALINPGAAWPNKRWPAGRFGQLAASIRERHALVPVVLWGPGEEELAAAVVAASGGAAVLAPPTSVRDLVAFCRAADLFVAGDTGPLHVATAVGTPTVSLYGPTDPARNGPWSSSDVFVSRADRCGCPIERSCRQARWCLEEITVADVDAAVQRRLAVGETRG